One Ranitomeya variabilis isolate aRanVar5 chromosome 5, aRanVar5.hap1, whole genome shotgun sequence DNA window includes the following coding sequences:
- the LOC143774597 gene encoding olfactory receptor 5AP2-like, which yields MDFLNRTQVTMFVFTGLTDNENLAPFLFAFFSLVYVMAIVGNMSIIALVYNISRLHSPMYYFLSFLSLIDIFYSSIITPKLNFDLLFEKKVISFNGCALQFFFYAALGGSENFLLSTMSYDRYVAICQPLHYMSIMTRRKCLHLVSVAFSIGFLQSSIQTSCTFNLDFCGSNLIDHFYCDIPPLLKLSCSDTFYCNMVTVYIVGIGTIIPFLTIIFSYVLIISSILSMTSAEGRKKAFSTCSSHLMCASVFYVTLFVNYLRPPSSVFTSQEKVVAVFYAVVTPLLNPLVYTLRNQEIIRALEKVMQIFPQNLIHGK from the coding sequence ATGGACTTCCTTAacaggacacaagttaccatgtttGTCTTCACTGGACTGACCGATAATGAGAATCTTGCACCATTTCTCTTTGCTTTCTTCTCACTTGTTTATGTCATGGCTATAGTAGGTAACATGAGCATTATAGCTCTGGTCTATAACATCTCCAGACTCCACTCACCCATGTACTACTTCTTGAGTTTCCTCTCTCTCATTGACATCTTCTATtcctccatcattactccaaagctgaATTTTGATCTTCTCTTCGAGAAGAAGGTAATCTCATTTAATGGTTGTGCTCTACAGTTCTTTTTCTATGCAGCTCTAGGAGGAAGTGAAAATTTCCTTCTCTCCACCATGTCCTATGACCGCTATGTTGCCATCTGCCAGCCGCTCCATTATATGTCTATAATGACTAGGAGGAAATGTCTACATCTTGTTTCTGTTGCCTTCTCCATAGGTTTCTTACAGTCATCGATACAGACCAGTTGTACGTTTAATCTTGATTTTTGTGGATCAAACCTTATTGACCACTTCTACTGTGACATCCCACCACTTCTCAAGCTTTCGTGCTCTGACACTTTCTATTGTAACATGGTTACAGTATACATCGTAGGTATAGGCACTATTATCCCATTTCTGACGATCATCTTTTCATATGTGCTCATAATTTCTTCAATTTTAAGCATGACCTCTGCAGAGGGCAGGAAGAAAGCCTTCAGCACATGCTCCTCACATCTCATGTGCGCCTCAGTCTTTTATGTAACACTTTTCGTCAACTACTTACGTCCTCCTTCCAGTGTCTTTACGAGCCAAGAAAAGGTGGTTGCAGTCTTCTACGCAGTGGTGACCCCACTGCTTAATCCACTAGTATACACGCTGAGGAACCAGGAGATAATAAGAGCTTTAGAGAAAGTTATGCAAATCTTCCCCCAAAATTTGATACACGGCAAATAA